One window of Candidatus Binatus sp. genomic DNA carries:
- a CDS encoding ABC transporter permease, translating into MMLRAVWLTIGKEFLLIRRDRVGLFMLLVAPIAVIAAAGFSLAKIYGGRVAPRGEYSVAIFDEDQGAIARAILDAIAQRPELSVIHCSSRVDAQQTVRERKMAVVAIVIPQGTSDSIEHGHSARLILYTDPVKYLQTTQIELTLSELCRKISAGAAAEARTQAAEQTRNLTRQLEQVRESAEQARTEAARAGAAATASRAALAARIRAQLETALSNARAQTKAALDAELNRVQRKVDADAAAQRAKLDELKNYLKRLELAHGQFETWFGQLKQLAGSHAADIPPPPLIPALPADLDLSASAIKLEPGADLKDVRARLESALTTAPIDLNLPELPAMPKIPPVNIPVLPRIDSSLAIPGTLGYAEVDLTGREIGAVGGFNAFDLQVPGFAVTFLLIGMLMGVSLALIDEHDWGTLERLRSASAPLWTTLTGKLLARFVVGFLQMAVLFAAGYALFGISLGRTPAALMIPAAAIAFAGAAFGLIVAGVGRTRDAILPVGAIVIMTMAAIGGCWWPIDLEPAWMQQLALALPTTWAMRAFNDLMIRNLAASVALVPAAVNFGFGIIYTVAGVAIARRRFG; encoded by the coding sequence ATGATGCTGCGCGCGGTGTGGCTGACGATTGGCAAGGAATTCCTGCTCATCCGCCGCGATCGGGTCGGCCTGTTCATGCTGCTGGTCGCGCCAATCGCCGTCATCGCTGCCGCTGGATTTTCGCTGGCGAAAATTTACGGCGGCCGGGTCGCTCCGCGCGGCGAATATTCGGTGGCCATTTTCGACGAAGACCAGGGCGCTATCGCGCGCGCGATCCTCGACGCAATCGCGCAGCGGCCCGAGCTCTCAGTCATTCATTGCTCGAGCCGCGTTGACGCTCAGCAGACTGTCCGCGAGCGAAAAATGGCGGTGGTCGCAATAGTCATTCCTCAGGGAACAAGCGATTCGATCGAACACGGCCACAGCGCGCGGCTCATTCTTTATACCGATCCGGTCAAATATCTGCAGACCACACAGATCGAGCTGACGCTTTCGGAGTTGTGCCGGAAAATCAGCGCCGGCGCCGCCGCCGAGGCGCGGACGCAGGCGGCCGAACAAACTCGCAACTTGACCCGTCAGCTCGAGCAGGTGCGCGAGTCCGCCGAGCAAGCCCGCACCGAAGCCGCTCGCGCCGGCGCCGCGGCCACTGCATCGCGCGCCGCGCTCGCGGCGCGGATTCGCGCGCAGCTCGAGACTGCCTTGAGCAACGCGCGCGCTCAAACCAAAGCCGCGCTCGACGCCGAGTTGAACCGGGTCCAGCGCAAGGTTGACGCCGACGCCGCCGCGCAGCGGGCGAAACTCGATGAGCTCAAGAATTATTTGAAGCGCCTCGAGCTCGCGCACGGCCAGTTCGAGACATGGTTCGGCCAACTCAAGCAACTCGCGGGCAGCCACGCCGCCGACATCCCGCCGCCGCCGCTAATCCCGGCTCTCCCGGCCGATCTGGATCTCAGCGCAAGCGCAATCAAGCTCGAACCCGGCGCGGATCTCAAGGACGTCCGGGCCAGGCTCGAAAGCGCGCTCACCACTGCGCCGATCGATCTTAATCTGCCCGAACTGCCGGCGATGCCAAAAATCCCGCCCGTCAACATTCCGGTCCTGCCTCGAATCGATTCGAGCCTCGCGATCCCGGGCACGCTGGGATACGCCGAAGTCGATTTGACCGGCAGGGAAATCGGCGCGGTCGGAGGATTCAACGCGTTCGATCTCCAGGTGCCGGGTTTCGCCGTGACCTTTCTTTTGATCGGCATGTTGATGGGCGTGTCGTTGGCGCTGATCGACGAGCATGATTGGGGCACGCTCGAACGCCTGCGCTCGGCGTCGGCGCCGCTGTGGACTACGCTTACCGGAAAGCTGCTCGCCCGCTTCGTAGTCGGCTTCCTCCAGATGGCGGTGTTGTTCGCCGCCGGATACGCGCTTTTCGGAATTTCGCTCGGCCGCACGCCGGCGGCGCTGATGATACCCGCCGCGGCGATTGCTTTCGCCGGCGCGGCCTTCGGATTGATCGTTGCCGGAGTGGGGCGGACGCGCGACGCCATTCTGCCCGTGGGTGCAATTGTGATCATGACGATGGCGGCGATCGGCGGATGTTGGTGGCCGATCGACCTGGAACCCGCCTGGATGCAGCAACTCGCGCTGGCGCTGCCGACCACGTGGGCGATGCGCGCCTTCAACGATTTGATGATCCGCAATCTCGCCGCGTCGGTTGCGCTGGTTCCGGCGGCCGTCAACTTTGGATTCGGAATCATCTACACTGTTGCAGGCGTTGCAATCGCGCGCCGGCGTTTCGGCTGA